Proteins co-encoded in one Yamadazyma tenuis chromosome 1, complete sequence genomic window:
- a CDS encoding uncharacterized protein (CAZy:GH145; COG:S; EggNog:ENOG503P0H1): protein MSSLQIQPLQLDPNGFRINCCSFQQDALITAGQYQYVALYVPQPRGGGGGDPTGPRVTCIGRKPVNGADWEFIYFDDYIQTKDDGHNVISMGISGDGIIHLAWDMHGDEIHYRCSVAGLAPARVTTTETAWTVDSFSSVMNYLPSDTTNFTFSEITYPRFQTVDNGDVLLEFRDGRSGLGDCCIYRFCSQSHKWNTVASPYIHGVQNNAYLHGFDYRNGILHVTWTYRDFVEDRVEEATHHTTAQAGPNGPENNHDLHYMYSPDNGISWYNTTGQKLSVPVDVTQDTLAVLIPKYSGIMNQEGQCVDPTGAVHVLGREYGRYYHYYKMASSTKWHKRKINNLEAKVFGARGKLVYLNDTLYGLLPLENHQFVVLGSKKVQGEYDSNETWAVVSQMSNLDGEPLYDRYSERLSFLQREATGDNRRVVLCTLDL from the coding sequence ATGTCTTCccttcaaattcaaccaCTTCAATTGGATCCAAATGGCTTCAGAATCAACTGCTGTTCGTTCCAGCAGGACGCCTTGATTACCGCGGGCCAGTACCAGTATGTGGCGTTGTACGTGCCCCAGCCtcgtggtggtggtggtggcgaTCCCACCGGCCCCCGAGTAACTTGTATAGGCAGAAAGCCCGTGAACGGTGCCGACTGGGAATTCATATATTTTGACGACTATATCCAAACCAAAGACGATGGCCATAATGTTATATCCATGGGAATCAGTGGAGATGGGATTATACATTTGGCCTGGGATATGCATGGAGACGAGATCCACTATCGATGCTCAGTAGCGGGACTCGCGCCCGCTCGGGTCACGACAACGGAAACTGCTTGGACGGTGGATTCATTTTCAAGTGTAATGAACTATCTCCCATCAGATACAACGAATTTTACCTTTAGCGAAATCACATATCCCCGTTTTCAGACAGTGGATAACGGTGATGTGCTTTTGGAGTTTAGAGATGGCAGATCGGGGTTGGGTGATTGTTGCATCTAcagattttgcagccagtCGCACAAGTGGAATACCGTCGCTTCACCATACATTCATGGGGTACAAAACAATGCATACTTGCATGGCTTCGATTATAGAAATGGCATTCTACATGTTACTTGGACTTATAGAGACTTTGTTGAGGAtagagttgaagaagccacTCACCATACCACTGCTCAAGCAGGACCGAATGGGCCAGAAAACAACCATGATCTCCATTATATGTATTCACCCGATAACGGAATTTCGTGGTACAACACGACGGGGCAGAAACTCAGTGTCCCTGTTGACGTTACCCAAGATACTTTAGCGGTTCTCATTCCCAAGTATTCAGGTATCATGAATCAGGAAGGTCAATGTGTGGACCCGACTGGAGCTGTTCATGTGTTAGGAAGGGAATACGGCCGCTATTATCACTATTATAAAATGGcttcttccacaaagtggcacaaaagaaaaatcaacaatttggaagCAAAGGTGTTTGGTGCACGAGGTAAACTCGTATATCTCAATGACACTTTGTACGGCCTCTTACCGTTAGAAAACCACCAGTTTGTGGTTTTAGGTCTGAAAAAAGTGCAGGGAGAATATGATTCCAATGAGACCTGGGCAGTGGTGTCTCAAATGAGTAACTTGGATGGGGAGCCATTGTATGACAGGTACAGTGAAAGGCTCTCATTCTTGCAGAGAGAAGCCACTGGGGATAATAGGAGAGTGGTACTTTGTACTTTAGACTTGTAG
- a CDS encoding uncharacterized protein (COG:S; EggNog:ENOG503NX88; BUSCO:EOG09264W1U) has protein sequence MAQLTPIRGFINTPVSRLACIVLTVSALLVSIFQIKHLFKLTIDPFLTEYHQYWRLILFQISFVNESDYLLAVILAFQFKVLERFYGSKKYMSLVVVFALYNGVLTFLIMSLGQLLINFGSFLANIVLKRQNYAFHTTFLNTISPGPFGIISSLYICFGHYIPVSYQFKIVLSKGTSSTSTGSDTVSEGETEASIDADDSRSLILTDHFQIHIIYTLFLLNNGVQSFIPGLTGLFIGKLYVENLLPGSKTWLLPTSIFKLVISPQKTSYNLYQNLRSRVSGYSSLQGGESSEPFTENDNDNEFNDNDDREEVVEDERNNNYNEIRAETPVRPLARQFLDTFRTGE, from the coding sequence ATGGCACAATTGACGCCCATCAGGGGTTTTATAAATACGCCAGTTTCAAGGTTGGCGTGCATAGTGTTGACGGTGCTGGCACTTTTAGTTTCGATTTTCCAGATCAAGCaccttttcaaactcacTATAGACCCGTTCCTCACAGAGTACCATCAGTATTGGAGACTCATATTATTTCAAATATCGTTCGTCAATGAAAGTGACTATCTCTTGGCGGTGATATTGGCCTTTCAGTTCAAAGTCTTGGAGCGATTCTACGGATCCAAGAAATATATGTCACTTGTGGTGGTATTTGCTCTCTACAACGGAGTTTTGACTTTCTTGATCATGAGTCTAGGGCAattgttgatcaatttcgGCTCTTTTTTGGCAAACATTGTTCTAAAGAGACAGAACTACGCGTTCCATACGACTTTCTTGAATACTATCAGTCCGGGCCCATTTGGCATAATATCGTCGTTGTACATTTGCTTTGGTCATTATATTCCCGTGAGCTACCAGTTCAAAATCGTGTTGTCGAAGGGTACCTCCAGCACCTCCACCGGATCTGACACTGTTTCTGAAGGTGAAACCGAGGCTCTGATTGACGCAGATGACTCCAGATCACTCATTTTAACAGACCACTTTCAAATCCACATAATCTATACCCTATTCCTTCTCAATAACGGTGTTCAGTCATTTATTCCTGGTCTCACCGGACTTTTCATCGGTAAGCTTTATGTGGAGAATCTTCTTCCTGGCTCCAAAACGTGGCTTTTACCCACAAGTatattcaagttggtgataagCCCTCAGAAAACTTCATACAATCTCTACCAAAACTTGAGATCCAGGGTGTCGGGATACCTGTCCCTTCAAGGAGGCGAAAGCAGTGAGCCGTTCACAGAAAATGATAATGACAATGAATTTAACGATAACGATGACCGagaagaagtggtggaGGATGAAAGGAACAATAACTATAACGAAATCAGAGCCGAGACACCGGTGCGGCCATTAGCCCGCCAGTTTTTGGATACATTCAGAACTGGAGAATAA
- the RPL18A gene encoding 60S ribosomal protein eL18 (COG:J; EggNog:ENOG503NXGM), with the protein MGKDHFTKQHKRSGHREAPKSDNVYLKLLVKLYTFLARRTDAAFNKVILRSLFLSKINRPPVSVSRIAKALKQTGAAEKTIVVVGTVTDDNRLVDFPKATIAALRFTQSAKASILKAGGEAITLDQLALRAPKGQNTLILRGPRNAREAVRHFGMGPHKNKAPKVQSKGRKFERARGKRRSRGFKV; encoded by the exons ATGGGTAAAGATCACTTCACCAAACAACACAAGAGATCTGGTCACAGAGAAGCTCCAAAGTCTGACAACGTctacttgaagttgttggtcaagttaTACACCTTCTTGGCTC GTCGTACTGATGCTgcattcaacaaggttATCTTGAGACTGTTGTTTTTGTCCAAGATCAACAGACCACCAGTTTCTGTTTCTAGAATCGCCAAGGCTTTGAAGCAAACCGGTGCTGCTGAAAAGACCATTGTTGTTGTCGGTACCGTTACCGATGACAACAGATTGGTCGACTTCCCAAAAGCCACCATTGCTGCTTTGAGATTCACCCAATCCGCTAAGGCTTCTATCTTGAAGGCCGGAGGTGAAGCCATCACTTTGGATCAATTGGCTTTGAGAGCTCCAAAGGGTCAAAACACTTTGATCTTGAGAGGTCCAAGAAACGCCAGAGAAGCCGTTAGACATTTCGGTATGGGTCCTCACAAGAACAAGGCTCCTAAGGTTCAATCCAAGGGAAGAAAGTTCGAAAGAGCCAGAGGTAAAAGAAGATCTAGAGGTTTCAAGGTCTAA
- the RPS19A gene encoding 40S ribosomal protein eS19 (EggNog:ENOG503P1YW; COG:J): MAGVSVRDVPAQDFINAYAQFLQRQGKLEVPGYVDIVKTSAGNELPPQQSETWFYQRAASVARHIYLRKQVGVGKLNKLYGGAINRGFRPHKHADASGSVNRRVLQALEKIGVVEISPKGGRKISDDGQRDLDRIAAQTLEDDE, from the exons ATGGCCGGTGTATCAGTTAG AGACGTTCCAGCTCAAGACTTCATCAACGCTTATGCTCAATTCTTGCAACGTCAAGGTAAGTTGGAAGTTCCAGGTTACGTTGACATTGTCAAGACTTCTGCCGGTAACGAATTACCACCACAACAATCTGAAACTTGGTTCTACCAAAGAGCTGCTTCTGTTGCCAGACACATCTACTTGAGAAAGCAAGTCGGTGTCGGtaagttgaacaaattaTACGGTGGTGCTATCAACAGAGGTTTCAGACCACACAAGCACGCTGATGCTTCTGGTTCTGTCAACAGAAGAGTTTTGCAAGCTTTGGAAAAgattggtgttgttgaaatctCTCCAAAGGGTGGTAGAAAGATCTCTGACGATGGTCAAAGAGATTTGGACCGTATTGCTGCTCAAACCTTAGAAGATGACGAAT
- a CDS encoding uncharacterized protein (EggNog:ENOG503PR7P) — protein MRFDINTSSYVPVSRSHFDKRIHRYQSSHKKLCRDSKYNDANEDLNKYSKAHDDLFSEKNLNILRYTFFSKFTNDYDQILKDMKAKTNNVPKLKYMRKLKEIKARDKAPVQGLPNLSTDNLTSMECEMGDYDNLTDDDSQAEDEYEHDDLTDFNSLYSKYESWGSKNHSIKEAIKSNQFWNDIYQELRFNMMELSSTSNYFEFLPSLHQLATFYKEVIEHFLLNVSTLSCNLSGLSDTEHQKLSTYRFLYLRDFDYDWLKLMSELHYDLFDNQAELNSTMSIHHDSDFKIHRNLVNKVIETIIDNFKATFGNSGQSSYEIQLWERFLRYLMFEVIIKNYGTRTNLSASDTLPEPNVEMSRSSSLTNNSLENSLEHSFMTTTTSADDIVQLSKNSKHLSLNLNSRVSVIKEEKQFGFGTINDEIEMDYEDEASLPYKRRGFIIEPPTPRVESGAFTTPLSTTFSLTSDGTKSHVSKRSIFSRFRKVKTKV, from the coding sequence ATGAGGTTTGACATAAATACTTCTTCCTATGTACCAGTTTCTCGTTCCCATTTTGACAAGAGAATCCATAGGTACCAAAGTTCTCACAAAAAGCTTTGTCGGGACTCCAAATATAATGATGCCAACGAAGACCTCAACAAGTACTCCAAAGCTCACGACGATTTATTCAGtgagaagaatttgaataTCTTGCGGTATACTTTTTTCAGCAAATTCACCAACGACTACGACCAAATATTGAAGGACATGAAAGCCAAAACCAATAATGTtcccaagttgaagtatATGAGGAAACTAAAGGAAATCAAGGCCAGAGACAAAGCTCCCGTACAAGGCTTACCGAATCTCTCTACTGATAACTTGACTAGTATGGAATGTGAGATGGGAGATTATGACAATTTAACTGACGATGATTCACAAGCCGAGGATGAATATGAACACGACGATTTGACGGACTTCAATTCGCTTTACCTGAAATATGAGTCTTGGGGTTCAAAAAACCACTCCATTAAAGAGGCTATCAAATCCAACCAGTTTTGGAATGATATTTACCAAGAACTCAGATTTAACATGATGGAATTGAGTTCCACCAGCAACTACTTCGAGTTCTTGCCTAGCTTGCACCAATTAGCTACGTTCTACAAAGAAGTCATTGAACACTTTTTACTCAATGTGTCGACATTGTCGTGCAATTTAAGTGGATTGTCTGACACCGAACACCAGAAGCTTTCTACCTACAGATTCTTGTACTTGAGAGACTTTGACTACGATTGGTTGAAACTCATGAGCGAATTGCACTACGATCTATTCGACAACCAGGCTGAACTCAATTCTACAATGAGCATTCACCATGATAGTGATTTCAAGATTCACAGaaacttggtcaacaaggTTATTGAAACTATTattgacaacttcaaggcGACATTTGGCAACTCGGGCCAGTCTTCGTATGAGATCCAGTTGTGGGAACGGTTCTTGAGATACTTGATGTTTGAAGTTATTATCAAGAATTACGGTACCCGTACCAACTTGAGCGCATCTGACACACTTCCCGAGCCCAACGTTGAAATGTCAAGAAGCAGTTCTTTGACTAACAATTCATTAGAGAATTCTTTGGAGCACTCGTTTATGACTACTACAACTTCTGCTGATGACATTGTGCAATTGTCAAAAAACAGCAAACACTTgtcgttgaacttgaattcTAGAGTTTCGGTtatcaaagaagagaaacagTTTGGATTCGGTACCATTAATGACGAAATTGAAATGGACTATGAAGACGAAGCGTCACTTCCTTATAAGAGAAGGGGTTTTATCATTGAACCTCCTACTCCAAGGGTTGAGCTGGGTGCATTTACAACTCCATTGTCGACGACGTTCTCACTCACTTCAGACGGCACCAAGCTGCACGTCAGCAAGAGGCTGATATTTTCACGGTTCAGAAAGGTTAAGACCAAAGTTTAG
- the LAC4 gene encoding Beta-galactosidase (Lactase) (CAZy:GH88; EggNog:ENOG503NWJH; CAZy:GH2; COG:G), protein MSQIQSLLDELEPKLFAESNVAKIWGVAQQKLDDPQPPIEYPEYSFNRYSYRPVDYWTAGFFPGSIAAVLERSEKYPHKYPHDKLHAVKLEYAAKWWTEGLMGQVPRTDTHDLSFMIYPAFLREYQRSKSPKTFESLKTAAHALASRFSPSAGVIRSWDTAVNKRYSFTDLDADFIVIIDNMCNLNMLYYVASQTGDLSLSTIATTHAENTLQHHFRHPEWSSYHVVNYESSTGKPKAKFTNQGYEDESTWSRGQSWAILGFAETYSWTKQKKFLDAAINCWEFFASKLPQDGVPPWDFDAPDPENRDTSAGLIAALGLLTIYETTKQQKYLESALKLVADIVRLSFVDGAKFNEDGTVDFGEYDTILKDATINNNPDTFKKLVGHGLKKLYTHLCDPSVVQINRLPARSYYLPDEKLTLNGTWSITYSDSPLTAPVPGDDSPIDGTLQVPGHWQLQGYDSPIYTNVQYPFNVDVPYPPARNPTVCYMRQFSVPAGWSSDRFRLRFEGVDNSYHLFFNGKFVGFNEGSRNSAEFDVTDLVQPHNSIFVRVYQWSNSSYIEDQDQWWLSGIFRDVWFLGFNSAGFIQDFVVVTDFDDTYTDSNLKLKVDVEASDLSAVDIQVDIYNVSESSKSKKGPQELVSKKYPLAANLIEAEIAISAPHKWTAEDPYLYRLQLSVVNKKGITISKLSQQLGFRKVELDQGLIKVNGKDILIRGVNRHEHHPEYGRAVPHDFVVRDMKLMKEHNINAIRTSHYPNDPKFYELANELGFWVLDEADLECHGFFEAVRRPINGSDDVEYRNGKLELFDKAKDFTSNNPDWEAAYVDRANQLVSRDVNQPCIIIWSLGNEAFFGKNHVSMAKEIRRLDTTRLLHYEPDFDAEVTDMYSRMYPSLETMVREFGTKTDKPLILCEYGHAMGNGPGLLRQYEDLFHKHKNFQGGFIWEWNNHGILADIDGIPTYCYGGDFKEPIHDGVFCMDGLTNSVHDPTPGLIEYKKVLEPIIVNFKDETIILKNDFDFIDLSNYACSYSLIHYEGVKKEVLQEGTLVIPPTQAQKHSEIPFPDFWVPVEGKCLFNVEIRTKTSTKVVAAGHLVSWAQHEIPSENYAKDQVLRHAAVQYPVDNEVSVVETDGEVKIQNLNSSLVFDKINGKIKTWSVNSKSIIIDGENNLTFWRPETNNDQANDGPYWKRFGLDRMMTRVIDINVKPGDNLTICTIEVVSAIGPPVLAWRFECSQTYIVSPNRIELKTSLVPKAFDETCYPQYLPRLGYQFGINKGLGSTVSWFGRGPGESYIDKKESQRVDIHRSKFEELDYNYDVPQENGNHEDTEWLNLETSDQSGLIVTMKNRRFGFKCSTEYGVQEASHPQDIKHGNKYVRIDYKQQGLGSDICGPGVLDQDRVLMKSSSKYEFEIELFLKN, encoded by the exons ATGTCGCAAATCCAAAGTTTGCTTGACGAGTTAGAGCCGAAGCTCTTTGCTGAATCCAATGTTGCTAAAATATGGGGGGTCgctcaacaaaaactaGATGACCCACAACCTCCCATCGAATATCCAGAGTATTCCTTTAACCGTTACTCTTACAGACCAGTTGACTACTGGACGGCCGGGTTCTTTCCTGGATCTATTGCTGCTGTGCTTGAACGGAGTGAAAAGTATCCCCACAAGTATCCTCACGATAAACTTCACGCAGTGAAGTTGGAGTACGCAGCCAAATGGTGGACTGAGGGATTGATGGGACAAGTACCTAGAACCGATACTCATGATCTTAGTTTCATGATATACCCGGCTTTCCTTAGAGAATACCAACGGAGCAAGAGCCCCAAAACCTTTGAAAGCTTGAAAACGGCTGCTCATGCCTTGGCTAGTAGATTCAGCCCTAGTGCCGGGGTGATCAGAAGTTGGGATACAGCAGTTAATAAGAGGTATTCATTCACAGACCTTGACGCTGACTTCATTGTGATCATTGATAACATGTGcaacttgaacatgttGTACTACGTGGCCAGTCAGACGGGAGATTTGCTGTTATCTACTATTGCAACCACCCACGCGGAAAATACTTTGCAACACCATTTTAGACACCCAGAGTGGAGCAGTTATCATGTGGTCAACTACGAGCTGCTGACTGGAAAGCCAAAAGCCAAGTTCACCAATCAAGGCTACGAAGATGAGTCCACCTGGTCCCGGGGTCAATCGTGGGCAATTTTGGGGTTTGCTGAAACCTACAGTTGGAccaaacagaagaaatttTTAGATGCTGCGATCAACTGCTGGGAGTTTTTCGCAAGCAAATTGCCGCAAGATGGAGTCCCACCATGGGATTTCGATGCTCCAGACCCGGAAAATAGAGATACCAGTGCGGGATTGATCGCTGCGTTAGGGTTGCTTACCATATATgaaaccacaaaacaaCAAAAGTATCTTGAAAGTGCTTTGAAACTCGTGGCTGATATCGTCAGGTTactgtttgtggatgggGCTAAATTTAACGAGGACGGTACTGTAGATTTTGGCGAGTACGACACCATCTTGAAAGATGCcactatcaacaacaatcccgacaccttcaagaaattggtggGCCATGGACTT aagaaattgtaCACCCATCTTTGTGATCCTAGCGTGGTGCAAATAAACAGACTTCCCGCAAGAAGTTATTACTTACCAGATGAAAAACTCACTTTGAACGGAACATGGAGCATCACCTATAGCGACTCACCTTTAACTGCACCAGTTCCTGGAGATGATTCCCCCATTGATGGGACTTTGCAGGTTCCTGGTCATTGGCAGCTTCAGGGGTATGACCTGCCCATCTACACAAATGTGCAATATCCTTTTAATGTAGATGTTCCTTATCCCCCTGCACGCAACCCCACAGTGTGCTATATGAGACAATTTTCGGTACCTGCTGGATGGTCCTCTGACCGTTTCAGGCTCAGGTTTGAAGGGGTAGACAATTCTTATCACCTCTTTTTCAACGGGAAATTTGTCGGTTTTAATGAGGGGAGTCGCAATAGTGCCGAATTCGATGTCACTGACTTGGTCCAACCTCACAATTCGATTTTTGTGAGGGTGTATCAGTGGTCCAACTCCAGCTATATCGAAGATCAGGACCAATGGTGGTTGAGCGGGATCTTTAGAGACGTATGGTTCTTAGGATTTAACAGTGCAGGTttcattcaagattttgtcGTTGTCACCGACTTCGATGATACTTATACAGACTCAAATTTGAAGTTAAAAGTCGATGTGGAAGCCTCTGATTTGAGTGCGGTAGATATTCAGGTTGATATTTACAATGTACTGGAGTCTTCTAAACTGAAAAAGGGTCCGCAAGAACTAGTTTCTAAGAAGTACCctttggctgcaaatttaATTGAGGCTGAGATTGCCATTTCCGCACCCCACAAATGGACAGCTGAAGACCCATATTTGTATCGGTTACAGTTGAGTGTGGTCAATAAGAAGGGCATTACTATCAGTAAGTTATCTCAACAGTTGGGGTTCAGAAAAGTCGAATTGGACCAAGGGCTCATCAAGGTCAATGGGAAAGATATTTTAATTCGGGGGGTTAATAGACACGAGCACCATCCCGAGTATGGTAGAGCCGTTCCCCATGACTTTGTGGTGAGGGACATGAAGTTAATGAAAGAGCATAACATTAATGCCATAAGAACATCCCATTATCCTAACGACCCCAAGTTTTACGAACTTGCTAATGAGCTTGGGTTCTGGGTTCTCGACGAAGCGGATTTGGAATGCCATGGGTTTTTTGAAGCAGTTAGAAGACCAATTAATGGCTCTGATGACGTCGAGTACCGGAATGGGAAACTCGAATTGTTTGACAAGGCGAAGGATTTCACTTCTAATAATCCTGATTGGGAAGCTGCTTATGTGGATAGAGCTAACCAGTTAGTTTCCCGAGATGTAAATCAACCGTGTATCATTATCTGGTCTTTGGGAAATGAAGCATTCTTCGGTAAAAATCATGTTTCCatggccaaagaaattAGACGGTTGGATACAACCAGGCTACTTCACTACGAGCCAGACTTTGATGCTGAAGTTACAGATATGTACAGTAGAATGTACCCGTCTTTGGAAACCATGGTTCGTGAGTTTGGTACCAAAACTGATAAACCGTTAATTCTTTGTGAGTATGGCCATGCTATGGGTAACGGCCCAGGATTGTTGAGACAGTACGAAGATTTGTTCCATAAGCATAAGAACTTCCAAGGTGGTTTTATATGGGAGTGGAATAATCACGGGATCTTGGCTGATATTGATGGGATTCCTACTTACTGTTACGGaggtgatttcaaagaaccTATTCATGATGGTGTTTTTTGCATGGATGGCCTAACCAATTCAGTACATGATCCTACTCCAGGTTTGATTGAATATAagaaagttcttgaaccaaTCATCGTCAATTTCAAAGACGAAACCATCATTCTCAAAAATGATTTCGACTTTATTGATTTGTCTAATTATGCTTGCAGTTATTCATTGATTCACTACGAAGGGGTAAAAAAAGAAGTTTTGCAGGAAGGAACTTTGGTGATTCCACCAACACAAGCTCAGAAACATAGCGAAATTCCTTTCCCAGATTTCTGGGTTCcagttgaaggaaagtGCTTGTTCAATGTTGAGATTAGAACCAaaacttccaccaaagtGGTTGCAGCTGGGCACTTGGTTTCATGGGCTCAGCATGAAATTCCCCTGGAAAATTATGCCAAAGACCAAGTTTTGAGACATGCTGCTGTCCAATATCCTGTTGATAACGAAGTTTCGGTTGTTGAAACAGATGGCGAGGTCAAAATTCAAAACTTGAATTCTCTGCTTGTGTtcgacaaaatcaatggtaAAATCAAGACCTGGTCAGTTAATTCCAAATCGATTATtattgatggtgaaaacaacttgacctTCTGGAGACCTGAAACCAACAATGACCAGGCCAACGATGGCCCATACTGGAAAAGATTTGGCTTAGACAGAATGATGACTCGAGTGATTGATATCAACGTTAAGCCCGGTGATAATCTCACTATTTGTACTATTGAGGTAGTTTCTGCAATTGGTCCACCGGTTTTGGCATGGAGGTTTGAGTGTCTGCAAACATACATTGTGAGTCCTAATAGGATTGAGCTTAAGACATCGTTGGTTCCCAAAGCCTTTGATGAAACTTGTTATCCCCAATACTTACCAAGATTAGGGTACCAATTTGGAATCAACAAAGGCTTGGGAAGTACGGTTTCATGGTTCGGACGGGGTCCTGGTGAAAGCTATATTGATAAGAAAGAATCTCAAAGAGTAGATATCCATAGAAGcaagtttgaagaacttgactaTAACTACGACGTCCCCCAAGAAAATGGCAACCATGAAGACACTGAATGGCTTAACTTAGAGACCAGTGATCAATCTGGTTTAATAGTCACCATGAAGAACAGAAGATTTGGATTCAAGTGTTCAACAGAGTACggagttcaagaagcttCCCACCCACAAGATATCAAGCACGGTAACAAATATGTTCGTATTGACTATAAACAACAGGGTCTTGGATCTGATATCTGTGGACCTGGAGTTTTAGATCAAGACCGGGTTTTGATGAAACTGAGTTCCAAGTACGAATTTGAGATTGAAttatttttgaaaaattag
- a CDS encoding uncharacterized protein (EggNog:ENOG503PV7R) produces the protein MATNPRRCQLTASVASVNLLIRADQTDAILEVSSSQFNKDAVIGILETARYHSLHFRYPLFSFNNFVTYLECDKPVYDTFLRLFPRLQSLKFLDYPSSLTTVDISTISTVRSLSLNVVHLPLFASILSSLTRLDVFVDLHDAGPDHLVYLSQSLEMWNLTELNVFLKEPSSISYSLVVDIISKACKCSLTKLSLREIRRCYDGAVYDHYDLDKANGDAFIAAINGCKTLEHITIDVSILNYMTFTNITPQQPIVSTGRILSIIERSLFVPVFLQDFKNKLSSLIKSLGVSHINLQYGDPMSQSDLAALMTLKDFVNFFSETFLSSQINTVSMEQVWSIANEAAFRDYIHRKLYLEEPDLVSVSTALSPKSFLTLKPWHRSLVHTPNFRLYFEYSVDYSGTFFRPAVDPNTEISLDFWSVESSLMELEQYARRRRQRSNIWD, from the exons ATGGCCACAAACCCACGACGATGCCAGCTCACCGCTTCTGTGGCATCTGTCAACCT CTTGATACGAGCAGACCAAACAGATGCCATATTAGAAGTGAGCTCGTCCCAATTCAATAAAGACGCGGTCATTGGTATATTGGAGACAGCTCGGTACCATTCTCTACACTTTCGGTACCCactcttcagcttcaacaactttgtCACCTATCTTGAGTGTGACAAGCCGGTGTACGATACATTTCTTAGACTTTTTCCCCGGTTGCAATCATTGAAGTTTCTCGACTATCCCAGCTCTTTAACCACTGTTGATATCTCCACTATAAGTACCGTTAGGTCCTTGAGCCTCAATGTTGTCCACCTCCCGTTATTTGCCTCCATTTTATCTTCACTCACAAGGCTTGACGTGTTCGTAGACCTTCATGATGCTGGTCCTGACCATCTTGTCTACCTCAGTCAGTCGCTTGAAATGTGGAATCTCACGGAACTCAATGTGTTTTTAAAAGAACCGTCTAGCATCTCATATTCGCTAGTAGTGGATATCATTTCCAAAGCGTGCAAATGCCTGTTGACGAAATTATCTCTACGAGAGATCCGTAGGTGCTACGACGGCGCTGTGTATGACCATTACGATTTGGACAAAGCTAACGGCGATGCTTTTATCGCGGCAATTAATGGGTGCAAAACCCTCGAGCATATCACCATCGACGTATCCATCCTCAACTATATGACCTTCACCAACATAACtcctcaacaaccaatTGTTTCAACTGGAAGGATTCTCTCCATCATCGAACGGTCGTTGTTCGTGCCTGTATTCCTCCAGGACTTCAAAAATAAGTTATCGTCACTCATAAAATCTTTGGGAGTGAGCCATATAAATCTCCAATACGGAGACCCGATGTCCCAGTCCGATCTTGCAGCCTTGATGACATTGAAGGATTttgtcaatttcttctctGAGACCTTTCTCAGCTCGCAAATCAATACTGTTTCTATGGAACAAGTGTGGTCCATAGCCAACGAAGCCGCATTCAGAGACTATATCCACAGAAAACTTTATTTGGAGGAGCCCGATTTGGTGTCAGTTTCAACAGCTCTTCTGCCCAAGTCTTTCTTGACATTGAAACCATGGCACCGTCTGTTGGTACATACCCCCAACTTTCGACTCTATTTCGAGTATCTGGTGGACTATTCTGGAACATTTTTCAGGCCAGCGGTCGACCCGAACACGGAAATCTCTTTGGATTTCTGGAGCGTAGAGTCATCACTCATGGAACTTGAACAGTATGCTCGTCGAAGACGCCAACGCAGTAATATCTGGGATTAG